The following coding sequences lie in one Prosthecobacter vanneervenii genomic window:
- a CDS encoding helix-turn-helix domain-containing protein — MSARRKYLNYTTPWGVDLARVAQSGWTPFLIHESGYQPALEDWNHQGVDSPFWRFYHNPKPGCHLLFQGRKIPLGPQCAVLIPADTVFDCCGPVKASHFWLHFTTARPGVKMVPEPIVIEVDDALRSMLRQLVATHRQPQTELRDHRLYHLSAALLHTVFAALESEAPPVLPERIAEVLAFIARAPHSRLTNPFLAERAGMSVERFIRAFREHLGQTPAAYVLSTRLRLAGEALALTDKTIDQIAADFGFPNRHYFSRMFARQVGCGPGEFRARQRERKDG, encoded by the coding sequence ATGTCAGCGCGTCGCAAATACCTGAACTACACCACGCCGTGGGGCGTGGATCTGGCGCGTGTGGCGCAGTCGGGGTGGACGCCGTTTTTGATCCACGAGAGCGGCTACCAGCCTGCGCTGGAGGACTGGAATCATCAGGGGGTGGACTCGCCTTTCTGGCGCTTTTACCACAATCCAAAGCCGGGATGTCATCTGCTCTTTCAGGGGCGCAAGATTCCGCTGGGGCCGCAGTGCGCGGTGCTCATTCCGGCGGACACGGTGTTTGACTGCTGCGGTCCGGTGAAGGCGAGCCACTTCTGGCTGCACTTCACCACCGCAAGGCCCGGGGTGAAGATGGTGCCGGAGCCGATCGTCATCGAGGTGGATGATGCGCTGAGGTCGATGCTCAGGCAGCTCGTGGCTACGCATCGGCAGCCGCAGACAGAGCTAAGGGATCACCGTCTGTATCACCTGAGCGCAGCGCTGCTGCACACGGTGTTTGCGGCGCTGGAAAGCGAGGCACCACCGGTGCTGCCGGAGAGAATCGCAGAGGTGCTGGCCTTCATCGCACGTGCACCGCACAGCCGATTGACGAATCCGTTTTTAGCGGAGCGCGCGGGCATGAGCGTGGAGCGCTTCATCCGCGCCTTTCGTGAGCACCTAGGACAGACGCCAGCGGCCTATGTCCTCAGCACACGCCTGCGGCTGGCAGGCGAGGCGCTGGCGCTCACGGACAAAACCATCGATCAAATTGCCGCCGATTTCGGCTTCCCCAACCGCCACTACTTCAGCCGCATGTTTGCGCGGCAGGTGGGGTGCGGGCCGGGGGAGTTCCGCGCGCGGCAGCGGGAGCGTAAGGATGGGTAG
- a CDS encoding DUF1553 domain-containing protein, producing the protein MHPRLFILVLAFPVLLSAAAPAKKVKFNRDVRPILSDKCFFCHGPDPKKREADLRLDVREAAVEAKAFIPGKADMSEIIQRILTTDEDDHMPPAKSKLGDLTAEETSILKQWINEGAEYEAHWSFIPLKADASNQRSIDDIVSAELAERNLKLQPEAAPETLIRRLSFDLTGLPPSPKEISGFVAEHQFDAKGSIQHLVTRLLASPHYGERMAVDWLDVARYADSYGFQVDREREVWPWRDWVVKAYNENLPFDKFITWQLAGDLLPNPTDEQIMATAYNRLHQQESEGGSVEEEYRVEYVADRVQTVATTFLGLTFECSRCHDHKYDPVTQKDYYGLFSMLQNIDEAGLYSYFTPSPPTPAMMMMDTPAKEKLAALNAKVKKLEKKLSDAGTPARTALELRTGVPASLEGQIAHFTFDEVKGNKLADALHPPPPPAPPQPKPVADAKDKTPAQKKKDAKAPPPGPEAVLKGENKLVAGKLGNAIQFTGDDAVDTPLGNFNRHDPFSISLWIQTPDEKQRAVVLHRSQAWTDAASRGYELLIEEGRIKWSLIHFWPGNAISIRTQAKVPLKEWTHVIVTNDGSSRASGLKIYINGKLATVDVIKDHLTKNITGGGHDNISLGERMRDRGFKDGLVDDLRIFDRDLSLPFDAKLQPLLAELKAARAEVTAFADAQKEIMVMQELPQPKKAYLLTRGEYDKRAEEVGPATPAFLPPMSANAPKNRLGYAQWLTAPNHPLTARVTVNRIWLSLFGRGLVKTTEDFGSQGERPLYPELLDHLALKLIQSGWDVKALIQEIVTSRVYLQQSIADAKTMADDPDNQWLARGPHFRLPAEMIRDNALAASGLLKLTMGGAPVYPYEMTEAFKPMGPSAGDAVYRRSLYTNWRRTSPPPAMVAFDAPRRAVCISKRERTDSPLQALILLNGVQYVEAARVLGEKLHLEAKGDVSKMIELGFLLCLSRKPDAEEISICTQLYQEQLTHFKAKPKEAEELMKMGNAKRDASISLPEAAAAAVLGQALLNHDACVVKR; encoded by the coding sequence ATGCATCCCCGGCTTTTCATCCTCGTCCTCGCCTTCCCCGTCCTGCTCTCCGCAGCCGCGCCCGCCAAGAAGGTGAAGTTCAACCGCGATGTGCGGCCCATCCTCTCGGACAAGTGCTTCTTCTGCCACGGCCCTGATCCCAAGAAGCGCGAGGCCGATCTGCGCCTGGACGTGCGTGAGGCCGCTGTGGAGGCCAAGGCCTTCATTCCCGGCAAGGCAGACATGAGCGAGATCATCCAGCGCATCCTCACCACGGATGAGGATGACCACATGCCGCCGGCCAAGTCCAAGCTCGGCGATCTCACCGCCGAGGAGACGTCCATCCTCAAGCAGTGGATCAATGAAGGCGCGGAGTATGAGGCGCACTGGTCCTTCATTCCGCTGAAGGCCGATGCATCCAACCAACGCAGCATCGACGACATCGTCAGCGCCGAACTGGCCGAACGAAACCTCAAGCTCCAACCCGAGGCCGCACCGGAGACGCTCATCCGCCGGCTGAGCTTTGACCTTACTGGCCTGCCCCCATCGCCCAAGGAGATCAGCGGCTTTGTGGCCGAGCATCAGTTTGATGCCAAAGGCAGCATCCAGCATCTCGTCACGCGTCTGCTTGCGTCTCCTCACTACGGCGAACGCATGGCTGTGGACTGGCTGGATGTGGCACGCTACGCCGACAGCTACGGCTTTCAGGTGGACCGCGAGCGCGAGGTCTGGCCCTGGCGCGACTGGGTGGTGAAGGCCTACAACGAGAACCTGCCCTTCGACAAATTCATCACCTGGCAGCTTGCGGGCGATCTGCTCCCCAATCCCACCGATGAGCAAATCATGGCCACTGCCTACAACCGCCTGCACCAGCAGGAAAGCGAAGGCGGCAGCGTCGAAGAAGAGTACCGCGTGGAATACGTGGCCGACCGAGTGCAGACCGTGGCCACCACCTTCCTCGGCCTCACCTTTGAGTGCTCACGCTGCCATGACCACAAGTATGACCCCGTGACGCAGAAGGACTACTACGGCCTCTTCTCCATGCTGCAAAACATCGACGAAGCGGGGCTGTATTCCTACTTCACACCGTCCCCGCCCACACCGGCCATGATGATGATGGACACGCCCGCCAAGGAGAAGCTGGCCGCGCTGAATGCCAAGGTGAAGAAGCTTGAGAAGAAGCTTAGTGATGCGGGCACTCCTGCCCGCACTGCGCTGGAACTGCGGACAGGAGTGCCCGCATCACTGGAAGGCCAGATCGCGCACTTTACGTTTGATGAGGTTAAGGGCAACAAGCTCGCCGACGCGCTGCATCCCCCCCCGCCGCCTGCACCTCCGCAGCCAAAGCCGGTGGCTGATGCGAAGGACAAAACTCCGGCGCAGAAAAAGAAAGACGCCAAGGCCCCGCCTCCCGGCCCCGAGGCTGTGCTGAAAGGCGAAAACAAACTCGTGGCCGGTAAGCTCGGCAATGCCATCCAATTCACGGGTGACGATGCCGTGGACACACCGCTCGGAAACTTCAATCGCCACGATCCTTTCAGCATCTCGCTTTGGATTCAAACACCCGATGAAAAGCAGCGCGCCGTGGTGCTGCACCGCTCCCAGGCTTGGACAGACGCCGCCAGCCGCGGCTATGAGCTGCTCATTGAAGAGGGCCGCATCAAGTGGTCGCTGATTCACTTCTGGCCCGGCAATGCCATCTCCATCCGCACCCAGGCCAAGGTGCCGCTCAAGGAATGGACCCATGTCATCGTCACCAATGACGGCAGCAGCCGCGCCTCCGGCCTCAAGATCTACATCAATGGAAAGCTCGCCACAGTGGATGTTATCAAAGACCACCTCACCAAAAACATCACCGGCGGCGGTCATGACAACATCAGCCTCGGCGAGCGCATGCGCGACCGTGGATTCAAAGACGGTCTCGTGGACGACCTGCGCATCTTCGACCGCGACCTCTCGCTGCCCTTTGATGCGAAACTGCAGCCGCTGCTCGCCGAACTGAAAGCCGCACGCGCCGAAGTCACCGCCTTCGCCGATGCACAAAAGGAAATCATGGTCATGCAGGAGCTGCCGCAGCCCAAGAAAGCCTACCTCCTCACGCGCGGCGAGTATGACAAACGCGCCGAAGAAGTCGGCCCTGCGACACCCGCCTTCCTGCCGCCGATGTCGGCCAATGCTCCGAAGAACCGCCTCGGCTACGCGCAGTGGCTCACCGCACCGAATCATCCGCTGACTGCACGTGTCACCGTGAATCGCATCTGGCTCAGCCTCTTCGGACGCGGCTTAGTGAAAACCACCGAAGACTTCGGCAGCCAGGGCGAGCGTCCCTTGTATCCCGAGTTACTCGACCACCTCGCGCTGAAGCTCATTCAAAGCGGCTGGGATGTGAAGGCGCTGATTCAAGAGATCGTTACCAGCCGCGTGTATCTGCAGCAAAGCATCGCCGATGCTAAGACCATGGCCGACGATCCCGACAACCAGTGGCTTGCACGCGGCCCGCACTTCCGCCTGCCCGCAGAGATGATTCGCGACAACGCCCTCGCCGCCTCCGGCCTGCTCAAGCTGACGATGGGTGGCGCACCCGTCTATCCTTATGAAATGACCGAGGCCTTCAAGCCCATGGGCCCCAGCGCGGGCGATGCCGTCTATCGCCGCAGCCTCTACACCAACTGGCGCCGCACCAGCCCCCCGCCCGCGATGGTCGCCTTCGACGCCCCACGCCGCGCCGTCTGCATCTCCAAACGTGAACGCACTGACTCCCCGCTGCAGGCGCTCATTTTGCTCAATGGTGTACAGTATGTGGAAGCCGCCCGCGTCCTCGGCGAAAAGCTGCATCTCGAAGCCAAGGGCGATGTCTCCAAGATGATCGAACTTGGCTTCCTCCTCTGCCTCAGCCGCAAACCGGATGCGGAGGAGATCAGCATCTGCACTCAGCTATATCAGGAACAGCTCACCCATTTCAAAGCCAAGCCCAAAGAAGCCGAAGAACTGATGAAGATGGGGAATGCGAAGCGGGATGCCTCCATTTCTCTGCCAGAAGCCGCCGCAGCTGCCGTGCTAGGGCAGGCGCTGCTGAACCATGATGCCTGCGTGGTAAAGCGCTGA
- a CDS encoding GxxExxY protein: MIIKRKRLKIEMREDGPFQQEGFDLMAAVFDVHNENGGGLAEEVYQESLEIELSLRGIPFTAKQNLAIYYKGHELKRRYVPDLYVHDGMVVELKAVAQLLPEHEAQLFNYMRLTGKEVGYLINFAPLKRVEWRRYVL; encoded by the coding sequence ATGATCATCAAAAGAAAACGCCTGAAGATCGAAATGCGCGAAGACGGCCCCTTCCAGCAGGAAGGTTTTGATCTCATGGCAGCAGTGTTTGATGTGCACAACGAGAACGGGGGCGGTCTGGCAGAAGAAGTCTATCAGGAAAGCCTTGAGATCGAGCTCTCCCTTCGCGGGATTCCATTCACCGCCAAACAGAACCTGGCCATTTACTACAAAGGTCACGAGCTAAAACGCCGCTACGTCCCAGATCTATACGTGCATGATGGCATGGTGGTGGAACTCAAAGCCGTGGCACAGCTTCTTCCCGAGCACGAGGCGCAGCTTTTTAACTACATGCGCCTGACCGGCAAAGAAGTCGGCTACCTCATCAACTTCGCCCCTCTCAAGCGCGTCGAATGGCGTCGCTACGTTTTGTAA